Part of the Arachis hypogaea cultivar Tifrunner chromosome 6, arahy.Tifrunner.gnm2.J5K5, whole genome shotgun sequence genome, aaacaGTAAGACACAGAAGGAGTGGTACTAATAATTATTACCTCAGCTGATCATGGAAAATTTCGGCAATAAATGAATCAAAACTAACCAAAATTCAATGGTGGCTCTTGTATCAAAGTTTTCTCATGATCATCACTGAAACCGCCACCAGACCCCACCTGAtcagaaggaggaagaagttgccCGGAATGGTTTTCCGGCGTGGTCGTCTCCGGTTGATGAACAAGCTTTCCTTCATcatagagactcttgagttgatGGAAGTAGGGACAAGTCCTTGAATCAATGGACCTTTTCTTATTAACATCCTTGGTTTTTCTGAAGTACTTGTTTATGTTCTCCCATTTCTCTTTGCACCTCTTTGCACTTCTCTTGTATCCCAAATCTGACATCCCTTGTGAGATTCTTTCCCATAGAGGAATCTTATTATTGTTCCCACTTTCCCTCTCTTCAGCATTATTATTCATCTTAATGCTCTCACATCTAAGGTTTATGAGAGCCAAAACTTCATCTCTTGGCCATCTTCTCCCAACATTATTCTCCTTCTGATCTGTTACTAACGGCTTAACAAGCAAATTTGAGTGATAGTTATCGTGGCGGTTGAGGGAGGAAGAACTAGTAGTGTTGTTGTGGGAAGCTGGAGATGAATGGGTGGAAGAAGAATGTACTTGTTGTAATAATGTGTCACTCATAGAGCTAGGGTTTTCTGCTGATAATGGTGGAAtttgaaattgatgacttgatGGAATAATCAGTTTTGAAGAAGAAGGTGTTGGTTCATTATTATTAGGGTTTGTTGCTGCATATTTCTTCAAGAATTCAATGATGGAAGCTTGCCTATCACCTGCAATGGCTTGTTCTTGGGCCATAATCTGAAGCTCCTTGTTCATCCTTTCAGTCTCTTGCTTCTTCCATGCTTCCTCTCTTTGAAgcttctcttcatctcttctcagcATGTCTTCAATGAGCTTGTTATGTATCTCTTCTTGTTGAGCCATCATGTTGTTCACAATGCTCTCACAGAAACCCT contains:
- the LOC112695446 gene encoding trihelix transcription factor GTL2 — encoded protein: MFDGLPSSSEHFHQFITPRTTTSTTLPLPHHHHHHHHHLSPSSSSSSSSFSPLLHHHASLTPINTNTFLPFDPYNPHHHQQQQPNATFSSVLNNNNLFHTSATDARVQTQVLPNDLIDSSWSNDEVVALLRIRSTMDTTWFPQLTYWDHVSRKLGELGFKKSGDKCKEKFEDETRYFNNYAKNNSYRFLNELEEFYQGDNHNENPMVDNQDHVVTEKTQEFEHPMNAGGGDIEEEEEEEEEEEEEEESSRDGKSVKEQCEEDNESEKKMKMKRKRKRRCRFEMLKGFCESIVNNMMAQQEEIHNKLIEDMLRRDEEKLQREEAWKKQETERMNKELQIMAQEQAIAGDRQASIIEFLKKYAATNPNNNEPTPSSSKLIIPSSHQFQIPPLSAENPSSMSDTLLQQVHSSSTHSSPASHNNTTSSSSLNRHDNYHSNLLVKPLVTDQKENNVGRRWPRDEVLALINLRCESIKMNNNAEERESGNNNKIPLWERISQGMSDLGYKRSAKRCKEKWENINKYFRKTKDVNKKRSIDSRTCPYFHQLKSLYDEGKLVHQPETTTPENHSGQLLPPSDQVGSGGGFSDDHEKTLIQEPPLNFG